One genomic window of Pelagicoccus enzymogenes includes the following:
- a CDS encoding PepSY-associated TM helix domain-containing protein — MNFRKIIFWIHLAFGIVSGLIIGALCATGAALAFEHEVIAWAERDVTRIAPPQPDSQPLEIDELLSRAKEQLAPELAASLSAIVAQKDPNTVWKIQLGRRDFRYLNPYTGELFESPATGTRQFFRTMFAWHRWLTSSQEHRSTGKAITGIANLSFIGLGLTGLYLWFPKVWKWRIFRSVLLLKTSAKGKARDFNWHNVFGFWALIPILIMAITGTVFSYGWARDLATDLLGPSRSRAPVEQTSETDAPQRGRPLSLESRYQIAQSWNQNWESITLPTSSSRQGRGGEGQGGAAGGQDRRGGQGAGEGGHSHGGGGGHSHRSVEDQNRGGGGGGASGQTISIDLAGDWFPLSPSRILIDPRSGEILGEDRASEWPLSAKLRSSIRAIHTGEAGLLPGKTIAFLGCLAGIVLVYTGLALSWRRFFPKRKKLKTEARKTAAEKIPIGV; from the coding sequence GTGAACTTCCGAAAAATAATTTTCTGGATACACCTAGCATTCGGCATCGTATCCGGCCTCATCATCGGCGCCCTCTGCGCCACTGGAGCCGCTCTCGCCTTCGAACACGAAGTCATCGCATGGGCAGAGCGGGACGTCACCCGCATCGCTCCCCCACAGCCCGACAGCCAGCCACTCGAGATCGACGAACTTCTATCTCGCGCTAAAGAGCAGCTCGCCCCCGAGTTAGCCGCAAGCCTCTCCGCAATCGTCGCCCAAAAGGATCCCAACACCGTCTGGAAGATCCAGCTCGGACGCCGTGACTTCCGCTACCTCAACCCCTACACTGGAGAGCTTTTCGAATCGCCCGCCACCGGAACACGACAGTTTTTCCGAACCATGTTCGCATGGCACCGCTGGCTCACCTCCAGCCAAGAGCACCGCTCCACCGGCAAGGCCATCACCGGCATCGCCAACCTCTCCTTCATCGGACTTGGCCTCACAGGACTCTACCTTTGGTTCCCCAAAGTTTGGAAATGGCGAATTTTTCGCTCCGTACTCCTGCTCAAGACTTCCGCCAAAGGCAAGGCACGTGATTTCAATTGGCACAACGTATTCGGATTCTGGGCACTCATTCCCATTCTGATCATGGCCATCACCGGCACCGTTTTTTCATACGGTTGGGCCCGCGATCTAGCAACCGATCTGCTTGGCCCCTCACGATCAAGAGCCCCGGTGGAACAAACATCGGAAACGGACGCGCCCCAGAGAGGGCGTCCACTCTCGCTTGAGAGTCGCTACCAGATCGCCCAGTCTTGGAATCAAAACTGGGAGAGCATCACCCTTCCCACTTCCTCGAGTCGACAAGGCAGAGGGGGAGAAGGTCAAGGCGGAGCTGCAGGCGGCCAAGATCGCCGCGGCGGTCAAGGAGCGGGTGAAGGCGGCCATTCTCACGGAGGTGGCGGAGGTCACTCTCATAGAAGCGTTGAAGACCAAAACCGCGGCGGCGGTGGCGGAGGAGCCTCCGGCCAAACGATCTCCATTGACCTAGCAGGCGATTGGTTCCCCCTCAGTCCTTCGCGCATCCTCATCGACCCGCGTTCTGGAGAAATCCTCGGTGAAGATCGCGCCTCCGAGTGGCCATTGAGCGCCAAACTACGGTCATCCATCCGGGCCATACACACTGGCGAAGCCGGACTTCTACCCGGCAAAACAATCGCCTTTCTCGGTTGCCTCGCCGGGATCGTACTTGTCTACACGGGCTTAGCCCTCAGCTGGAGACGCTTTTTTCCAAAACGAAAGAAGCTTAAAACTGAAGCCAGGAAAACCGCAGCAGAAAAGATCCCGATCGGAGTGTAG
- a CDS encoding AraC family transcriptional regulator, whose translation MEEPIQSALTKETTYCPFKAPSRSLAPSSGSPVELKRFEQRPGMSFVRATVSDALATAIDWPARSFLQIAFVARGSLLVLQGGEDEKSCQAGDWLLIKPAQVPLTFRPLEPTQLLWIGFDQQASQGLTGFSDTLSPKLIDSSTPHLSNHPSTGRLLSIALELAALEGDNTRERLLIESKSLEWLALILDQPVFSPCRAIAPLRDAREANALAAAARLMEQRYSEEHSIANLSRAVHLNEFKLKRGFKEHYGTTIFGYLRKVRMEKAREMLRSPNASVIETANAVGYSNPSHFARAFKQAFGINPSEAIAS comes from the coding sequence ATGGAGGAACCGATTCAGAGCGCCTTGACCAAAGAGACGACCTATTGCCCGTTCAAGGCTCCGTCGCGCTCCCTCGCCCCTTCGAGCGGTTCGCCCGTAGAGCTCAAGCGCTTCGAGCAACGGCCCGGCATGAGCTTCGTGCGGGCCACCGTCTCCGACGCGCTCGCCACCGCCATCGACTGGCCCGCCCGCTCCTTCCTGCAGATCGCCTTCGTGGCGCGAGGTTCGCTCCTTGTCCTCCAAGGAGGCGAGGACGAAAAGAGCTGCCAGGCAGGCGACTGGCTACTCATCAAGCCAGCGCAGGTCCCCTTGACGTTCCGCCCCCTCGAGCCCACTCAGCTGCTCTGGATCGGCTTCGACCAGCAAGCCAGCCAAGGGCTCACCGGCTTTTCCGACACGCTTTCACCCAAGCTGATAGACTCCAGCACCCCACACCTCAGCAACCACCCCAGCACCGGGCGACTCCTCTCCATCGCCCTGGAGCTCGCCGCCCTCGAAGGCGACAATACCCGCGAACGCCTCCTCATCGAGTCCAAGTCGCTGGAATGGCTAGCCCTCATTCTCGACCAACCTGTCTTCTCCCCTTGCCGGGCCATCGCTCCCTTGCGCGACGCCCGCGAGGCAAACGCCCTCGCCGCCGCCGCTCGCCTCATGGAGCAACGCTACTCCGAGGAACATTCCATCGCCAATCTCAGCCGCGCCGTGCACCTCAACGAGTTCAAGCTCAAGCGCGGCTTCAAGGAACACTACGGCACCACCATCTTCGGCTACCTTCGCAAAGTCCGCATGGAAAAAGCCCGCGAGATGCTGCGATCCCCCAACGCCTCCGTGATCGAAACCGCCAACGCCGTCGGCTACTCCAACCCCAGCCACTTTGCCCGCGCTTTCAAGCAAGCCTTCGGCATCAACCCCAGCGAAGCCATCGCTAGCTAA
- a CDS encoding PepSY-associated TM helix domain-containing protein produces the protein MFRKTIFWIHLVSALISGIVIAVMSITGIGIAFEEEIFAWIDRDISQVEAPANAQAKPLEDLLQIVAEKEPDFKTGYIRVPSASDAAYQFMVSYGDPLYVNQYTGELAYTKTETAHEIIQVMEVLHRFFGFHGEETWIIGRHINGAANLAFLLLCLTGLYLWTPRVLKWRLFKNGLFLKKKSSGKARDWNWHNVFGFWSLPGLVVLSATAVVISYEWGHKIPFALFGEEATEGRAFNMMKAEPAQTPTPPEGAQPIPLDQLIQSTKDAYPEWTSIGFALPKPAADGEVSRPVTLNLVEPDYMPNRAWTPVEVDPYTGKILKAIDFYERSPGLRARVWVRFIHTGAGFGFWGKVIASLFTAASLVLVYTGFALSYRRFFR, from the coding sequence ATGTTCCGAAAAACCATATTCTGGATACACCTCGTATCCGCCTTGATCTCCGGCATCGTTATCGCCGTCATGTCCATCACCGGCATCGGCATCGCCTTCGAGGAGGAGATCTTCGCTTGGATCGACCGCGACATCTCCCAAGTCGAAGCGCCTGCCAACGCTCAGGCCAAGCCTCTCGAAGATCTTCTGCAAATCGTCGCCGAAAAAGAGCCCGACTTTAAAACAGGTTACATCCGCGTGCCCAGCGCCTCGGACGCCGCCTACCAATTCATGGTCAGCTACGGCGACCCGCTCTACGTCAACCAATACACCGGAGAGCTCGCCTACACCAAAACCGAGACGGCACACGAGATCATCCAAGTCATGGAAGTCCTCCACCGATTCTTCGGATTCCACGGCGAAGAAACGTGGATCATCGGCCGCCACATCAACGGAGCCGCCAACCTCGCCTTTCTTCTCCTCTGCCTCACTGGCCTCTACCTCTGGACGCCCCGCGTCCTGAAGTGGCGCCTTTTCAAAAACGGACTCTTTCTCAAAAAGAAGTCCTCCGGAAAAGCCCGCGACTGGAACTGGCACAACGTATTCGGGTTTTGGAGCCTGCCTGGACTTGTCGTCCTCTCCGCCACCGCCGTCGTCATTTCCTACGAATGGGGCCATAAAATCCCCTTCGCCCTCTTCGGCGAAGAAGCCACCGAAGGCCGCGCCTTCAACATGATGAAAGCCGAACCCGCCCAAACCCCAACGCCTCCCGAAGGAGCGCAGCCCATCCCACTCGACCAGCTCATCCAATCCACCAAAGACGCCTACCCCGAGTGGACCAGCATCGGTTTCGCCCTCCCAAAGCCCGCTGCAGATGGCGAAGTCTCCCGCCCCGTCACCCTCAATCTCGTCGAGCCCGACTACATGCCCAACCGAGCGTGGACTCCTGTGGAGGTTGATCCCTACACCGGCAAGATTCTCAAAGCCATTGACTTCTACGAACGCAGCCCCGGCTTGCGAGCACGCGTCTGGGTACGCTTCATCCACACCGGCGCCGGTTTCGGCTTCTGGGGCAAAGTTATCGCCAGCCTCTTCACCGCCGCGTCATTGGTTCTCGTATACACCGGATTCGCCCTCAGCTACCGCCGCTTCTTCCGCTAG
- a CDS encoding bifunctional aconitate hydratase 2/2-methylisocitrate dehydratase, giving the protein MDSYTDYLKEIEERKEQGLSPKPIDGGELLAEIISQIKDSGHEAREDSLKFLIYNTLPGTTSAAGVKAKFLKEIILGEVEVAEITPAFAFELLSHMKGGPSVEVLLDLALGSDEAIAQEAAAVLKTQVFLYEADTDRLKAAYQQGNPVAADILASYAKAEFFTKLPDVEEEIKVVTYIAAEGDISTDLLSPGNQAHSRSDRELHGKCMISPEAQAEIQELQKAHPGKRVMLIAEKGTMGVGSSRMSGVNNVALWTGKQASPYVPFVNIAPIVAGTNGISPIFLTTVDVTGGIGLDLKNWVKKLDANGKPVLNEAGDPVLEQAYSVATGTVLTINTKKKKLYNGDQELVDISSALTPQKLEFIKAGGSYSVVFGKKLQSFAASTLGVKPEPVFAPSKEISHEGQGLTAVEKIFNKNAVGVTKGAVLHAGSDVRVKVNIVGSQDTTGLMTSQELEAMAATVISPTVDGAYQSGCHTASVWDKKAQANIPRLMKFMHGFGLITARDPKGQYHAMTDVIHKVLNDLTVDDWAIIIGGDSHTRMSKGVAFGADSGTVALALATGEATMPIPESVKVTFKGDLKDHMDFRDVVHATQAQMLKKFGENVFQGRVIEVHIGTLPADQAFTFTDWTAEMKAKASICISQDDTLIESLEIAKSRIQIMIEKGMDNDNQVLQGLVDKANERIKEIKTGIKPALTPDADAKYSAEFVVDLDLIEEPMIADPDVNNEDVSKRYTHDTIRGVSYYGGEKKVDLGFVGSCMVHKGDLKIVAQMLKNLEAEQGKVTFNAPLVVAAPTYNIIDELKAEGDWDILQKYSGFEFNDDAPKGSARTEYENMMYLERPGCNLCMGNQEKAAKGDTVLATSTRLFQGRVVEDSERKKGESLLASTPVVVLSAILGRIPNMDEYKVAVEGIKLTKFAPPREALIS; this is encoded by the coding sequence ATGGACTCGTATACAGACTACCTAAAGGAGATCGAAGAGCGTAAGGAACAAGGCTTGAGCCCCAAGCCGATTGACGGTGGGGAATTGCTTGCTGAGATCATCTCGCAGATCAAGGACTCCGGTCACGAAGCGAGGGAGGATTCTCTCAAGTTTCTCATTTATAACACTTTGCCTGGAACAACGAGCGCTGCGGGCGTGAAGGCGAAGTTTTTGAAGGAAATCATCCTCGGTGAGGTGGAGGTCGCGGAAATCACGCCTGCCTTCGCTTTCGAGTTGCTCTCGCACATGAAGGGTGGGCCTTCGGTGGAGGTTTTGCTCGATCTTGCCTTGGGCAGCGACGAAGCGATCGCTCAGGAGGCGGCTGCGGTTCTCAAGACTCAAGTGTTTCTCTACGAGGCCGACACGGATCGATTGAAGGCAGCCTATCAGCAGGGCAACCCAGTGGCGGCTGACATCCTTGCCAGCTACGCCAAGGCGGAATTCTTCACCAAGCTCCCTGACGTGGAGGAAGAAATCAAGGTCGTCACCTACATCGCGGCGGAAGGCGATATTTCCACCGACTTGCTCTCTCCCGGCAACCAAGCCCACTCCCGCTCGGACCGGGAGCTGCACGGCAAGTGCATGATTTCTCCGGAAGCCCAGGCGGAGATTCAAGAGCTGCAGAAGGCGCATCCGGGAAAGCGCGTGATGCTCATCGCGGAAAAGGGAACCATGGGGGTCGGTTCCTCGCGCATGTCTGGCGTCAACAACGTGGCGCTCTGGACCGGCAAGCAAGCCAGCCCGTACGTTCCCTTCGTGAACATCGCCCCGATCGTGGCGGGCACGAATGGCATCTCGCCGATCTTCTTGACGACGGTCGACGTGACCGGCGGTATCGGCCTCGATCTCAAGAATTGGGTCAAGAAGCTCGACGCGAATGGCAAGCCAGTCCTCAACGAGGCGGGCGACCCCGTTCTCGAGCAAGCGTACTCCGTAGCGACCGGAACCGTTCTCACTATCAACACCAAGAAGAAGAAGCTCTACAACGGCGACCAGGAGCTGGTGGACATTTCTTCTGCTCTTACTCCCCAGAAGCTCGAGTTTATCAAGGCAGGCGGCTCGTACTCTGTTGTATTCGGTAAGAAACTACAGAGCTTTGCCGCGTCGACCTTAGGCGTTAAGCCAGAGCCGGTCTTCGCTCCCTCGAAGGAAATCTCCCACGAGGGCCAAGGCCTCACCGCGGTAGAGAAGATCTTCAACAAGAACGCGGTCGGCGTGACCAAGGGCGCTGTTTTGCACGCCGGTTCCGACGTTCGTGTAAAGGTGAACATCGTTGGCTCGCAAGACACCACGGGCCTCATGACTTCCCAGGAGCTCGAAGCCATGGCGGCGACGGTTATTTCGCCGACAGTGGACGGGGCTTACCAGTCGGGTTGCCACACCGCATCGGTTTGGGACAAGAAGGCTCAGGCCAACATTCCGCGCTTGATGAAGTTCATGCACGGATTTGGATTGATCACGGCCCGCGACCCGAAGGGGCAGTACCATGCCATGACCGACGTGATCCACAAGGTCTTGAACGACCTGACGGTGGACGACTGGGCGATCATCATTGGTGGCGATTCCCACACCCGCATGTCCAAGGGCGTGGCCTTCGGAGCGGACTCCGGCACGGTGGCGCTTGCCCTGGCCACGGGCGAGGCGACAATGCCGATTCCCGAGTCGGTCAAGGTTACCTTCAAGGGCGACTTGAAGGACCACATGGACTTCCGTGACGTGGTTCATGCGACCCAGGCCCAGATGCTCAAGAAGTTCGGGGAAAACGTTTTCCAAGGTCGCGTGATCGAGGTGCACATCGGCACATTGCCAGCGGACCAGGCCTTTACCTTTACGGACTGGACAGCGGAAATGAAGGCCAAGGCATCGATCTGTATTTCCCAGGATGATACATTGATCGAGTCGCTGGAAATCGCCAAGAGCCGTATCCAGATCATGATCGAAAAGGGCATGGATAACGACAACCAGGTCCTGCAAGGTTTGGTCGACAAGGCGAACGAGCGAATCAAGGAAATCAAGACCGGTATCAAGCCCGCTTTGACGCCGGATGCCGATGCCAAGTACTCCGCGGAATTCGTGGTGGATCTCGACTTGATCGAGGAGCCAATGATCGCGGACCCGGACGTGAACAACGAAGACGTATCCAAGCGTTACACGCACGACACGATTCGCGGCGTTTCCTACTACGGTGGCGAAAAGAAGGTGGACCTTGGATTTGTCGGCTCCTGCATGGTGCACAAGGGCGACCTCAAGATTGTCGCTCAGATGCTCAAAAACTTGGAAGCGGAACAGGGCAAGGTTACCTTCAACGCTCCTCTCGTAGTAGCGGCTCCGACTTACAACATTATCGACGAGCTCAAGGCGGAAGGCGACTGGGATATCTTGCAGAAGTATTCAGGATTCGAATTCAACGACGACGCTCCCAAGGGCAGCGCTCGTACCGAATACGAAAACATGATGTACTTGGAACGTCCCGGTTGTAACCTCTGCATGGGCAACCAGGAGAAGGCGGCCAAGGGCGACACCGTGTTGGCTACCTCCACTCGCCTTTTCCAAGGCCGCGTGGTGGAGGACTCCGAGCGCAAGAAGGGCGAGTCGCTGCTGGCGTCGACCCCGGTTGTAGTGCTTTCCGCGATACTTGGACGTATTCCCAATATGGATGAGTACAAGGTGGCCGTTGAAGGCATCAAGCTGACGAAGTTCGCTCCCCCGCGGGAAGCTTTGATCAGCTAA
- a CDS encoding TonB-dependent receptor domain-containing protein has translation MSYRSYIKQTSFAAALLLAPLAFSQENDVVELDPYQVVADQNPGLADTDALTHLDQELIQSQQGTTAVDLFNYTAGVTGLNEGGRQAFRINVRGLEGSGRVAIDVDGALQNQIDHNHGSATTRVMVDGALLKSASVIRGPASSKKGGGSLAGSVSFRTIDPSDLLRGRATGGLLSGGYEQNGDGKHGTIASAIQANEKWSFLAALSAREFGNYENGEGEEVLASGSKSNSLLLKSEFESNDQQSLKLSFQNNEAEYEGSGAYARGQLRYGNTSAEDVSTKTLTANYSATSDAIEWLDLNANAYHTTNERMEERLDTGALTFHDIETYGFSLHNSSRLQPGQVSHNLNYGFDLFHDDLVSLEGEESLNSEASRDPGGTRQQAGLFLNTSHIVNPSLSLFSGLRYDDFEMSDNSGVELSGGNLSGRFGVEYSPFSRRDKLKDLTLFSSYGTGFRIPTLREAFLSSEPSTRRGQLSPGTKPNPNLDPETSETWELGIQRLVRGLFTNEDMLRARIAYYQQDILDLIGSVATDDPEYNTLSNVGSDSLEGIEFELRYSTPRYFLGATYDKRDREKVGTGLPGDPIQNQPWSAFLFAGLRLAENKLTIGAETKFSGAFEQDMTDQTNPTVVERMVRDSYQLVNLFASYQLNETTKVSARVDNLADKSYQVYQTLDTAMGRNAKIAFEYKF, from the coding sequence ATGAGCTACCGTTCCTACATCAAACAAACGAGTTTCGCAGCTGCCCTCCTCCTCGCGCCTCTGGCCTTTTCTCAAGAGAATGATGTCGTCGAGCTCGATCCCTACCAAGTTGTAGCCGACCAGAATCCAGGCTTGGCTGATACCGACGCCCTCACTCATCTCGACCAAGAGCTCATCCAGAGCCAACAAGGCACCACTGCTGTCGACCTTTTCAACTACACCGCCGGTGTCACCGGGCTAAACGAAGGGGGACGCCAAGCCTTCCGTATCAACGTGCGCGGACTCGAAGGTTCCGGCCGCGTCGCCATCGACGTCGACGGCGCCCTGCAGAACCAGATCGACCATAACCATGGCTCCGCCACCACCCGCGTCATGGTCGACGGAGCCCTGCTCAAGTCCGCCTCCGTCATCCGCGGCCCCGCTTCCTCCAAAAAAGGGGGCGGCTCCCTCGCCGGCTCCGTCTCCTTCCGCACCATCGATCCCAGCGACTTGCTTCGCGGTCGCGCTACCGGCGGCCTCCTTTCAGGCGGCTACGAGCAAAACGGAGATGGTAAGCACGGCACTATCGCATCCGCCATCCAAGCCAACGAAAAATGGTCCTTCCTCGCAGCACTTTCCGCCCGCGAATTCGGTAACTACGAGAACGGCGAAGGCGAAGAGGTGCTCGCCTCCGGATCGAAATCCAACAGCCTGCTCCTCAAGTCAGAGTTCGAGTCAAACGATCAACAGAGCCTCAAACTCAGCTTCCAAAACAACGAAGCAGAGTACGAAGGCAGCGGAGCCTACGCCCGCGGCCAACTGCGTTATGGAAACACCAGCGCTGAAGACGTATCCACAAAAACATTAACCGCGAACTATTCCGCCACCAGCGACGCCATCGAGTGGCTCGACCTCAACGCCAACGCCTACCACACCACCAACGAGCGGATGGAAGAGCGCCTCGACACTGGAGCCCTAACCTTCCACGACATCGAAACCTACGGCTTCAGCCTACACAACTCTTCCCGCCTCCAACCAGGCCAAGTCTCGCACAACCTGAACTATGGCTTCGACCTTTTCCACGACGATCTCGTATCGCTCGAAGGCGAGGAATCCCTAAACTCCGAGGCCAGCAGGGATCCTGGCGGAACTCGCCAGCAAGCGGGGCTATTTCTCAATACCAGCCATATCGTCAATCCGAGCCTATCCCTATTCTCAGGGCTCCGCTACGACGATTTCGAAATGTCGGACAACAGCGGAGTCGAACTCTCTGGGGGAAACCTCTCCGGGCGTTTCGGAGTCGAATACTCGCCATTCTCCCGCCGCGATAAACTCAAGGACCTGACACTCTTCTCCAGCTACGGAACCGGTTTCCGCATCCCTACCCTCCGCGAAGCCTTTCTGTCCTCCGAGCCAAGCACGCGTCGCGGACAACTATCGCCCGGCACCAAGCCCAATCCCAATCTTGATCCCGAAACTTCCGAAACCTGGGAACTCGGCATCCAACGCCTCGTGCGTGGACTGTTCACCAACGAGGACATGCTGCGAGCCCGTATCGCCTACTACCAGCAAGACATCCTCGATCTCATCGGTAGCGTCGCTACGGACGACCCCGAGTACAATACCTTGTCCAACGTTGGCTCAGACTCTCTGGAAGGAATCGAGTTCGAGCTACGCTATTCCACTCCTCGCTACTTCCTCGGAGCCACCTACGACAAGCGCGACCGTGAAAAGGTCGGCACTGGCCTACCCGGCGACCCCATCCAAAACCAACCTTGGTCCGCCTTCCTCTTCGCCGGACTGCGACTCGCCGAAAACAAGCTCACCATCGGCGCCGAAACGAAATTCTCCGGAGCTTTCGAGCAAGACATGACAGACCAGACGAATCCAACCGTCGTCGAGCGCATGGTCCGCGACTCCTACCAGCTCGTTAACTTGTTCGCCAGCTACCAGCTCAACGAAACCACCAAGGTCAGCGCTCGCGTCGATAATCTCGCCGATAAGTCCTACCAAGTGTACCAAACCTTGGATACCGCTATGGGACGAAACGCCAAGATCGCCTTCGAATACAAGTTCTAA
- a CDS encoding ferritin, giving the protein MNLSKELTDALNEQIGMEFQAFYSYLSMASYFEANAWDGFASWMSTQSDEERVHAMKFYAYLLDRGATVSLPAIEAPKKDFDTPLSVFEASLAQEKKVTASINKLYKIAHSCDDYATVSFLKWFIDEQVEEEKSVGDMIDKLKRAEGNTEAMFMLDRLAGERTPEAE; this is encoded by the coding sequence ATGAATCTTTCCAAAGAACTTACCGACGCCCTCAACGAACAGATCGGCATGGAATTCCAGGCCTTCTATTCCTATCTTTCCATGGCCTCCTACTTCGAAGCCAACGCCTGGGACGGTTTCGCTAGCTGGATGTCCACCCAGAGCGACGAGGAGCGCGTGCACGCCATGAAGTTCTACGCTTACCTGCTCGACCGCGGAGCCACCGTCTCCTTGCCCGCCATCGAAGCGCCAAAGAAGGACTTCGACACTCCCCTCTCCGTTTTCGAGGCCAGCCTCGCCCAGGAGAAGAAAGTCACTGCCTCCATCAACAAGCTCTACAAGATCGCCCACAGCTGCGACGACTACGCCACCGTCTCCTTCCTGAAGTGGTTCATCGACGAACAGGTCGAAGAGGAAAAGAGCGTCGGCGACATGATCGACAAGCTGAAGCGAGCCGAGGGCAATACGGAGGCCATGTTCATGCTGGACCGCCTCGCCGGCGAACGCACCCCCGAAGCCGAATAA
- a CDS encoding TonB-dependent receptor domain-containing protein, whose product MSPNYKYNSILVAATLLGFSNLLSAQSDEVFDLAPFTVQADGVQKILQITERDLSQRQATDLEDALSLDPSITVGGSTAVAQKIYVRSIGEAMLNVSVDGASQSGALFHHLGRNVLEPELLKRVEIQSGIGNATDGPGALGGAIRFVTKDPSDLLRDDQQFGGLFKYGYFDNTDGFKASGTVYGQFNDAWSGLASYVTSEHEDLEDADGNASPGSNSEQEVLFGKIVGELSNGQRLEFSYENILESGDHLRRPEWSFVGPGNPLLYLESERNTAVLSYTLDSEQNEWLNLDTRLSFTEGEIRQGAEDPYHGNIESKQLYLANSQNAGIHEFTYGLDYREDKIVSGTLGAGFDGQEDADVKGLFIQDRIQASENLVVTLGARFDDYELNDLQGQKISNDDFSPNLGVVYTVSPEVTITAGSASAFRGPEINDAFKLWEWNGRYGSNNDPDLKGESARNNEVAINYAKDGFSFEFGLFKNKIDDIIVNTEEADKDALRSVPWGTFYTNLGQLETEGFYARTSYSADNYNISLLYDNADTTVNGHQATRYQYGSIAATMGSTWVLDAFYKASPQLDLGWNVRLVEGVDDIQVLIPSTAYGDTTGSIDKPGYSTHDFYLGWTPSFVENVTLNLTVKNVFDKLYRSHGSMEDFSHIPDYESIIGAYEPGRDIRLSASYKF is encoded by the coding sequence ATGTCACCAAACTATAAATACAATTCAATTCTCGTAGCGGCTACCTTGCTCGGCTTCTCGAATCTTCTTTCCGCTCAGAGCGACGAGGTCTTCGACCTAGCTCCTTTCACCGTCCAGGCCGATGGCGTGCAAAAGATTCTCCAGATCACCGAGCGCGACCTCTCCCAGCGCCAGGCCACCGACCTGGAAGACGCCCTCTCGCTCGACCCGAGCATCACCGTCGGCGGCTCCACTGCCGTCGCCCAGAAAATCTACGTGCGCAGCATCGGCGAAGCCATGCTCAACGTCAGCGTGGACGGCGCGTCCCAATCCGGAGCCCTCTTCCACCACCTCGGACGCAACGTGCTCGAGCCCGAGCTGCTCAAGCGCGTCGAAATCCAGTCCGGCATCGGTAACGCCACCGACGGCCCCGGCGCCCTCGGCGGAGCCATCCGCTTCGTCACCAAGGACCCGTCCGACCTCCTCCGCGACGACCAGCAGTTCGGCGGCCTCTTCAAGTACGGCTATTTCGACAACACCGACGGCTTCAAAGCCAGCGGCACCGTGTATGGACAATTTAACGACGCTTGGAGCGGACTCGCCAGCTACGTCACCTCCGAGCACGAAGACCTCGAAGACGCCGACGGCAACGCCTCCCCCGGTTCCAACTCCGAGCAGGAAGTCCTCTTCGGCAAGATCGTAGGCGAGCTCAGCAACGGCCAGCGCCTCGAGTTCAGCTACGAAAACATCCTCGAGTCCGGCGACCACCTCCGCCGCCCCGAATGGTCCTTCGTCGGCCCAGGAAATCCACTCCTCTACCTCGAATCCGAGCGCAACACCGCCGTGCTCAGCTACACGCTCGACTCCGAGCAAAACGAATGGCTCAACCTCGACACCCGCCTCAGCTTCACCGAAGGCGAAATCCGTCAAGGTGCCGAGGACCCCTACCACGGCAACATCGAGAGCAAGCAGCTCTACCTCGCCAACTCCCAAAACGCCGGCATCCACGAGTTCACCTACGGCCTCGACTACCGTGAGGACAAGATCGTATCCGGCACCCTCGGAGCAGGCTTCGACGGCCAAGAGGACGCCGACGTGAAAGGCCTCTTCATCCAAGACCGCATCCAAGCCTCGGAAAACCTCGTCGTCACCCTCGGAGCCCGCTTCGACGACTACGAGCTCAACGACCTGCAAGGCCAGAAGATCAGCAACGACGACTTCAGCCCGAACCTCGGCGTCGTCTACACCGTCTCGCCCGAAGTCACCATCACCGCCGGCTCAGCCAGCGCTTTCCGCGGTCCAGAAATCAACGACGCCTTCAAGCTCTGGGAATGGAACGGCCGCTACGGTTCCAACAACGACCCCGACCTGAAAGGCGAGTCGGCCCGCAACAACGAAGTCGCCATCAACTACGCCAAGGACGGATTCTCCTTCGAGTTCGGACTCTTCAAGAACAAGATCGACGACATCATCGTAAACACCGAAGAAGCCGACAAGGACGCGCTCCGCTCCGTCCCCTGGGGCACCTTCTACACCAACCTCGGACAACTCGAGACCGAAGGCTTCTACGCCCGCACCAGCTACAGCGCCGACAACTACAACATAAGCCTCCTGTATGACAATGCGGATACAACCGTCAACGGACACCAAGCCACCCGCTACCAGTACGGCTCCATCGCCGCCACCATGGGCAGCACCTGGGTCCTCGACGCTTTCTACAAAGCCAGCCCGCAGCTCGACCTCGGCTGGAACGTACGCCTCGTGGAAGGAGTCGACGACATCCAAGTCCTGATCCCCTCCACCGCCTACGGCGACACCACCGGCAGCATCGACAAGCCCGGCTACAGCACCCACGACTTCTACCTCGGCTGGACGCCAAGCTTCGTCGAAAACGTGACGCTCAACCTCACCGTGAAGAACGTCTTCGACAAGCTCTACCGCAGCCACGGCAGCATGGAAGACTTCTCCCACATCCCCGACTACGAGTCCATCATCGGAGCCTACGAACCCGGCCGCGACATCCGCCTCTCGGCCTCCTACAAGTTCTAG